In one window of Macadamia integrifolia cultivar HAES 741 chromosome 2, SCU_Mint_v3, whole genome shotgun sequence DNA:
- the LOC122093033 gene encoding early nodulin-like protein 1: protein MGSLLLSSAKAIPIIFFVILSSTLQNFTVSSFEFEVGGAKGWVVPPANGTNIYNEWATRNRFQIGDSVRFKYEKDSVMVVSGTEYKKCDSTHPMFFSNDGNTVYQFDRSGFYYFISGVSGHCKRGQKVIIRVMSPDDDDESSQSSEGASVHAITSGLSALLLLSFTGFYLL from the exons ATGGGTTCTCTTCTGTTGAGTTCTGCTAAAGCAATTCCTATTATCTTCTTCGTTATCTTGTCATCTACTCTTCAGAACTTCACTGTTTCTTCCTTTGAGTTTGAAGTTGGAGGTGCCAAAGGTTGGGTTGTTCCTCCTGCAAATGGCACCAATATTTACAACGAATGGGCCACTAGAAACAGGTTCCAGATTGGTGACAGCGTCC GTTTCAAGTATGAGAAAGATTCAGTAATGGTGGTGAGTGGCACAGAGTACAAGAAGTGTGATTCCACACATCCCATGTTCTTCTCCAACGATGGCAACACAGTGTACCAGTTTGATCGTTCTGGGTTCTATTATTTCATCAGTGGTGTCTCAGGACACTGTAAGAGAGGACAGAAGGTGATCATCAGGGTTATGTCACCCGACGACGACGATGAGTCTTCCCAATCCTCTGAAGGAGCTTCTGTCCATGCCATCACTTCTGGGCTTTCTGCACTCCTTCTCTTATCATTCACTGGGTTCTATCTTCTTTAG
- the LOC122062371 gene encoding DNA-(apurinic or apyrimidinic site) endonuclease gives MKRFFQPIQKEGSCKKPSLSSSPGTAEDQQDGKSSDKAEDKKEPVKFLTWNANSLLLRVKNNWPEFTKFVQSFDPDVIAVQEVRMPASGSKGAPKNPGELKDDTSASREEKQILIRALSTPPFGNYRVWWSLADSKYAGTALFVKKCCQPKKVHFSLDRSAKHEPDGRVILAEFESFRLLNTYAPNNGWKEEETSFQRRRKWDKRILEFVVQSSDKPLIWCGDLNVSHQEIDVSHPDFFSSAKLNGYIPPNKEDCGQPGFTLAERKRFSSILSEGKLIDAYRFLHKEKDMECGFSWSGNPIGKYRGKRMRIDYFIVSEKLKERIVTCEMHGKGIELQGFFGSDHCPVSLELSAPSMKSN, from the exons ATGAAGCGATTTTTTCAGCCAATACAGAAGGAAGGATCATGCAAGAaaccttccctttcttcttctccaggaACAGCAGAAGATCAACAAGATGGGAAGAGTAGCGACAAAGCGGAGGATAAGAAAGAACCAGTGAAGTTCTTGACCTGGAATGCAAATAGTTTGCTTCTTCGTGTTAAAAATAACTGGCCCGAGTTCACTAAATTCGTCCAAAGCTTTGATCCCGACGTCATTGCTGTACAG GAAGTAAGGATGCCTGCTTCTGGCTCCAAGGGTGCCCCTAAAAATCCTGGAGAGTTGAAAGATGATACAAGTGCTTCACGTGAGGAAAAACAG ATATTGATTCGTGCACTTTCAACTCCGCCATTTGGAAATTATCGTGTTTGGTGGTCTCTTGCAGATTCAAAGTATGCGGGAACTGCTTTGTTTGTAAAGAAGTGCTGCCAACCAAAAAAGGTCCATTTCTCTCTTGACCGATCAG CTAAGCATGAGCCAGATGGCCGGGTAATATTGGCTGAATTCGAATCATTCCGTTTATTGAATACATATGCACCAAACAATGGTtggaaagaggaagaaacctcattccaaaggagaagaaaatgggACAAAAGAATTCTGGAGTTTGTTGTGCAGTCTTCAGACAAGCCTTTGATTTGGTGTGGGGACCTGAATGTTAG CCATCAAGAGATTGATGTGAGTCATCCAGATTTCTTCAGCAGTGCAAAGCTAAATGGATACATTCCTCCAAATAAAGAG GACTGTGGACAGCCTGGGTTTACCTTAGCTGAAAGGAAGCGTTTCAGTTCCATATTATCTGA GGGAAAACTCATAGATGCATACAGATTCTTACATAAGGAAAAGGATATGGAGTGTGGCTTTTCATGGTCTGGAAATCCAATTGGAAA ATACCGAGGGAAAAGAATGAGAATAGACTATTTCATTGTTTCTGAGAAACTCAAGGAAAGGATTGTTACTTGTGAGATGCATGGAAAAGGCATTGAATTACAAG GATTTTTTGGAAGTGATCATTGCCCTGTTTCCCTTGAGCTTTCAGCTCCAAGTATGAAGTCTAACTAA